Within Nosocomiicoccus ampullae, the genomic segment AATATTATCGCATTAGCTATCGGCGTACTCGACGGTTTAGGTTTTGGAGATAATACGAAATCTGCTGTAATTACTAGAGGTTTACACGAAATTGCACGTTTAGGTACTAAAGTCGGTGCAAATCCGTTAACATTTATGGGACTCACAGGTGTTGGAGATTTAATCGTTACAGCAATGAGTGAACATTCAAGAAACTTTAGATGTGGAAGAATGCTTGCAAGTGGTCAATCACTAGATGAGATCATCGAAAATATGGGAATGGTCGTTGAGGGTGTAAATACAACAAAAGCAGCATATGAACTTTCACAAATACACAACGTCGATATGCCAATTACAAATGTCTTATACAAGTATTTATTTGAATCTATTTCCGAAAAAGATGCGTTATTCTCCTTAATGATGAGAGAAAGAAAATCAGAAACAGAAGAATTAGTTGATATAATGAGAAATCATTTAGAGATGGAGAAATAAAATGTTTGATATATCTAGAATGGATTTAATGTGGGTATCATTTTACTCGATGGGTGCAATGGCTTTAGCTGCATTACTTATATATATTGCACGCTATAAAATGCCATATAGACTTGTCAGTATTATACTATCTATTGCAGCATGGTTATTACTAATTTTTTCATTTATAACAATGATTTTAGTCCTAGGAGGAAGTAGCCATGCGTAACGTACTTAAAATGATGAGTTTACTATTTGTGACATTAATATTAAGTGCATGCATGTACCCACAAAGTGAGCGTCAAAAAAATGATTTACCAAAAGAATCACAAATAAAAA encodes:
- a CDS encoding DUF2768 family protein, which codes for MFDISRMDLMWVSFYSMGAMALAALLIYIARYKMPYRLVSIILSIAAWLLLIFSFITMILVLGGSSHA